Proteins from one bacterium genomic window:
- a CDS encoding citrate synthase (catalyzes the formation of citrate from acetyl-CoA and oxaloacetate): MAEKVVPSKPYFPGLEGVVVAISQITSINGTEGKLMYRGYNIHELAEHSTYEEVVYLLFNGELPTDAQLSALKQQLVAERALPAQVLDVLRLMPKDANPMAALRTAVSALAFFDAEAEDMSVEANQRKAFRLTAQVATIVAAFDRIRKGKEVLAPRADLSHAANFLYMLNGEVPNEVNARAMDVALILHADHEMNASSFAARVTASTLSDFYSAITSAVGTLKGPLHGGANSEVMKMLLTIGDEAKVEEYVKTGLANKQRFMGFGHRVYKTMDPRATVLRKVSKQLGERAGDLKWFNMSETVERLVKAEKGLDPNVDFFSASAYYMMGIDIDLYTPIFAVSRIAGWSANVLEQYANNRLMRPDTDYTGASERKYVPMDKR; the protein is encoded by the coding sequence ATGGCTGAGAAGGTCGTACCCTCGAAACCCTACTTCCCCGGTCTTGAAGGGGTCGTGGTGGCGATTTCGCAGATTACCTCGATCAATGGGACCGAGGGCAAGCTCATGTACCGTGGGTACAACATCCACGAGCTCGCCGAGCACTCGACCTACGAAGAGGTCGTTTACCTGTTGTTCAACGGTGAGCTGCCGACCGATGCCCAGCTGTCCGCGCTCAAGCAGCAGCTCGTGGCCGAGCGCGCCCTGCCCGCTCAGGTGCTCGACGTCCTGCGCTTGATGCCCAAGGACGCCAACCCCATGGCCGCGCTGCGCACCGCCGTTTCGGCGCTCGCGTTCTTCGACGCCGAAGCCGAGGACATGTCGGTCGAGGCCAACCAGCGCAAGGCCTTCCGCCTGACGGCCCAGGTCGCGACCATCGTCGCCGCCTTCGACCGCATCCGCAAGGGCAAGGAAGTCCTCGCCCCCCGCGCTGACCTCAGCCACGCCGCCAACTTCCTCTACATGCTGAACGGCGAGGTCCCCAACGAAGTCAACGCCCGCGCCATGGACGTGGCCCTCATCCTCCACGCCGACCACGAGATGAACGCTTCGTCGTTCGCCGCGCGCGTTACGGCTTCGACCCTCTCTGACTTCTACTCGGCGATCACCTCGGCGGTGGGCACCCTCAAGGGCCCCCTGCACGGCGGCGCCAACAGCGAAGTCATGAAGATGCTGCTCACCATCGGCGATGAGGCCAAGGTCGAGGAGTACGTCAAGACTGGTCTCGCCAACAAGCAGCGCTTCATGGGCTTCGGCCACCGCGTCTACAAGACCATGGACCCCCGCGCCACCGTCCTGCGCAAGGTCTCGAAGCAGCTCGGCGAGCGCGCCGGCGACCTCAAGTGGTTCAACATGTCCGAGACCGTCGAGCGTCTGGTCAAGGCCGAGAAGGGCCTGGATCCCAACGTCGACTTCTTCTCGGCGTCGGCCTACTACATGATGGGCATCGACATCGACCTCTACACCCCGATCTTCGCGGTCAGCCGCATCGCGGGCTGGTCGGCCAACGTGCTCGAGCAGTACGCCAACAATCGCCTGATGCGCCCCGACACCGACTACACCGGTGCCAGCGAGCGCAAGTACGTCCCCATGGACAAGCGCTAA
- a CDS encoding tyrosine--tRNA ligase codes for MTHGDSPLTVQTTPAPEIAELTQGAAEVLPHGGLEAKLKERAGKPLRVKLGFDPTKPDLHIGHAVVLNALRRFQDKGHQVVIIIGDFTATIGDPTGKEATRPPLSTDEVNANAKTYLEQLGLVLDLSKTEVRYNSEWLAKMSMVDCLKLTAQTTVAQMLARDNFAKRYERNDPIGLHEFMYPLLQGHDSVVIDADIEMGGTDQKFNNLMGRQLQESAGKPAQVVMLYPILEGTDGVQKMSKSLNNYIGLTDAPEDMYGKVMSVPDALLENYYRLASCLSLSEIEETLAGYKAGTLHPRDAKMRLARAIVSRYHGPEAGQRGEDAFVRQFQQRQIPDDMPEVTLASLGLEGDTAGILALLSGAKLVASTSEARRLIQQGGIKLHQGDEATTVSDPQATVAIPAEGLIIQVGKRRFARISRG; via the coding sequence ATGACCCATGGAGATAGCCCTTTGACCGTTCAGACCACGCCCGCTCCCGAGATCGCCGAGTTGACCCAAGGCGCCGCCGAGGTCCTGCCCCACGGCGGCCTCGAAGCCAAGCTCAAGGAGCGTGCCGGCAAGCCCCTGCGCGTCAAGCTCGGCTTCGATCCGACCAAGCCCGACCTTCACATCGGCCACGCCGTGGTTCTCAACGCCCTGCGCCGCTTCCAGGACAAGGGGCACCAGGTCGTCATCATCATCGGCGACTTCACCGCGACCATCGGCGATCCGACCGGCAAGGAAGCCACCCGTCCCCCGCTCTCGACCGACGAGGTCAACGCCAACGCCAAGACCTACCTCGAGCAGCTGGGGCTCGTGCTCGACCTCTCCAAGACCGAGGTCCGCTACAACTCCGAGTGGCTCGCCAAGATGAGCATGGTCGACTGCCTCAAGCTGACGGCCCAGACCACCGTCGCCCAGATGCTCGCCCGCGACAACTTCGCCAAGCGCTACGAGCGCAATGACCCCATCGGCCTGCACGAGTTCATGTATCCCCTGCTGCAGGGCCACGACTCGGTGGTCATCGACGCCGACATCGAGATGGGCGGCACCGACCAAAAGTTCAACAACCTGATGGGCCGCCAGCTCCAGGAGAGCGCCGGCAAGCCCGCCCAGGTCGTCATGCTCTACCCCATCCTCGAGGGCACCGACGGCGTCCAGAAGATGTCCAAGTCCCTCAACAACTACATCGGCCTCACGGACGCCCCCGAAGACATGTACGGCAAGGTCATGTCCGTCCCTGACGCCCTCCTCGAAAACTACTACCGGCTCGCATCCTGCCTGTCGCTCTCCGAGATCGAAGAGACCCTTGCGGGCTACAAGGCCGGCACCCTGCACCCGCGCGATGCCAAGATGCGCCTGGCGCGCGCCATCGTCTCGCGCTACCACGGTCCCGAGGCAGGTCAGCGGGGCGAAGATGCCTTCGTCCGCCAGTTCCAGCAGCGTCAAATCCCCGACGACATGCCCGAGGTGACGCTCGCCTCTCTGGGCCTCGAAGGGGACACCGCCGGCATCCTGGCCCTCCTGAGCGGGGCCAAACTCGTCGCCTCCACCAGCGAGGCCCGGCGCCTCATCCAGCAAGGCGGCATCAAGCTGCACCAGGGGGATGAAGCAACCACCGTCTCGGACCCTCAAGCCACGGTCGCCATCCCCGCCGAAGGTCTCATCATCCAGGTGGGTAAGCGACGTTTCGCCCGCATCAGCCGAGGCTAG
- a CDS encoding family 1 glycosylhydrolase, which yields MTTPLQWAINVNPARLSPDLSLDALHRNGDRAIEHLSDLGVSYVRMDLLWAHLEPEPGRVVQEVVSWYRHYLKGLVQSGRSVYAILYNPPAWACELAERDLDAFLAAWRAYCRLCAREFGDLVGVWQVWNEPNNFVSHLKDDFNLFDVRTFSLASWRLTLPVGVRWQALVPLFRIARQELGEDAFLVYNVISNVSEYTPVSYPGWTEWEHFTDQFMERAGDCVDAIALDHYPDTWVPGSGPLHWDPIDVLARKVNDPRSAWYGKTALVGEFGYSSCPNVDLVKRPVRIRFFPEDHSDETMRDWYAQALPHLADRLAPERWPHNKLNLANVYELYDAVPGHLLGGSHAEVVGIEYHFGLLSVTGEPKPAYHVLKDMIHGRLVPAEAQKRKTPTHPLRLYMQGSAASRMVHRRLAPMVYALYQAVRPPLRRHDAGVLSAGAVWALYQLWRAASRPSK from the coding sequence ATGACCACCCCCTTGCAATGGGCGATCAACGTGAACCCCGCCCGTCTCTCGCCCGATCTGTCGCTCGACGCGCTGCACCGTAACGGCGATCGCGCCATCGAGCACCTGAGTGATCTCGGCGTGAGCTACGTTCGGATGGACCTGCTCTGGGCCCACCTGGAGCCCGAGCCGGGCCGCGTCGTGCAAGAGGTGGTGAGCTGGTACCGCCACTACCTCAAGGGCCTGGTCCAATCGGGCCGCTCGGTCTACGCCATCCTCTACAACCCGCCCGCCTGGGCCTGCGAGCTGGCCGAGCGGGATCTCGACGCATTCCTTGCGGCCTGGCGCGCGTATTGCCGGCTCTGTGCCCGCGAGTTCGGCGACCTGGTCGGCGTCTGGCAGGTCTGGAACGAGCCCAACAACTTCGTCTCCCACCTCAAGGACGACTTCAACCTCTTCGACGTCCGCACCTTCTCCCTGGCCTCCTGGCGCCTCACCCTGCCGGTCGGGGTGCGCTGGCAGGCACTGGTACCCCTCTTCCGCATCGCCCGCCAGGAGCTCGGCGAGGACGCCTTCCTCGTCTACAACGTCATCTCCAACGTCTCGGAGTACACCCCCGTCTCCTACCCCGGCTGGACCGAGTGGGAGCACTTCACCGACCAGTTCATGGAGCGCGCGGGTGATTGCGTCGATGCGATCGCGCTGGACCACTACCCCGACACCTGGGTGCCGGGCTCCGGCCCGCTGCACTGGGACCCCATCGACGTGCTGGCGCGCAAGGTCAACGACCCGCGCTCGGCGTGGTACGGCAAGACGGCGCTCGTGGGCGAGTTCGGCTACTCCAGCTGCCCCAACGTGGACCTGGTCAAGCGCCCGGTGCGGATTCGCTTCTTCCCCGAGGACCACAGCGACGAGACCATGCGCGACTGGTACGCGCAGGCCCTGCCGCACCTGGCCGATCGCCTGGCGCCCGAGCGCTGGCCCCACAACAAGCTCAATCTCGCCAACGTCTACGAGCTCTACGACGCCGTGCCGGGCCACCTGCTGGGCGGCAGCCATGCCGAGGTGGTGGGAATCGAGTACCACTTCGGCCTCCTGAGCGTCACGGGCGAGCCGAAGCCCGCCTACCACGTCCTCAAGGACATGATCCACGGCCGGCTCGTACCGGCCGAAGCCCAGAAGCGCAAAACCCCGACCCACCCCCTGCGCCTCTACATGCAGGGCTCGGCCGCCTCTCGCATGGTCCACCGGCGCCTCGCGCCCATGGTCTACGCCCTCTACCAGGCCGTGCGCCCGCCCCTGCGCCGCCACGACGCTGGGGTCCTGTCGGCGGGCGCCGTCTGGGCCCTGTACCAGCTCTGGCGGGCCGCCAGTCGCCCAAGCAAGTAA
- a CDS encoding response regulator, whose product MDKKKLRILLVDDESIIRLDMREMLKEQGHEIVGEASDGQMAVELAEKLTPDLILMDIKMPKMDGLEAISQINRNRRIPTIMLTAYSQPELVERAVELGVFGFLVKPVKEHDLLPTIEVVLARAEELSTLEKEVGSLKETLETRKMVEKAKGILMESFGMTEAAAFRKIQKLSMDKRKPLKEVADAIILAQEVSGDTPRTRA is encoded by the coding sequence ATGGACAAGAAGAAGCTGCGTATCCTGCTGGTAGACGACGAATCCATCATCCGCCTCGATATGCGCGAAATGCTCAAGGAACAAGGCCACGAAATCGTCGGCGAGGCCTCGGACGGCCAGATGGCCGTCGAGCTCGCCGAGAAGCTCACGCCCGACCTCATCCTGATGGACATCAAGATGCCCAAGATGGACGGGCTCGAAGCCATCAGTCAGATCAATCGCAACCGTCGCATCCCCACGATCATGCTCACGGCCTATAGCCAGCCCGAGCTGGTGGAGCGCGCCGTCGAACTCGGTGTCTTCGGGTTCCTGGTCAAGCCGGTCAAGGAGCACGACCTGCTCCCCACTATCGAGGTGGTCCTCGCCCGAGCCGAAGAGCTCTCGACCCTCGAGAAGGAAGTCGGCAGCCTCAAGGAAACGCTCGAGACCCGGAAGATGGTCGAGAAGGCCAAGGGTATCCTCATGGAGTCCTTCGGGATGACTGAGGCCGCCGCCTTCCGCAAGATCCAGAAGCTCAGTATGGACAAGCGCAAGCCCCTCAAGGAGGTCGCGGACGCCATCATCCTCGCCCAAGAGGTCAGCGGCGATACGCCCCGCACCCGAGCGTAA
- a CDS encoding malate dehydrogenase produces MKAPVRVAVTGAAGQIGYSLLFRIASGEMLGKDQPVILQLLDLPVAQAALKGVMMELEDCAFPLLAGMVGTDDPEVAFKDADIALLVGARPRGKGMERKDLLEANAAIFTTQGKALNKVAKRDVKVLVVGNPANTNAYIAMKSAPDLNPRNFTAMLRLDHNRALSQLASKTGKAVGGIKKMVVWGNHSATQYPDYRFATIDGQGVQGMINDAAWNKDTFIPTVAKRGAAIIEARGLSSAASAANAAIDHVRDWVLGSNGEWVTMGVPSDGSYGIPEGVIYGFPCTCENGDYKIVQGLDIDAFSKERMDATLQELNEERDGVKHLLG; encoded by the coding sequence ATGAAAGCCCCCGTTCGCGTAGCCGTCACCGGCGCCGCCGGCCAGATCGGCTACAGCCTCCTGTTCCGCATCGCCAGCGGCGAGATGCTGGGCAAGGATCAGCCGGTCATCCTCCAGCTGCTCGATCTGCCCGTGGCTCAGGCCGCCCTCAAGGGCGTGATGATGGAGCTCGAGGACTGCGCCTTCCCCCTCCTCGCGGGCATGGTCGGCACCGACGACCCCGAGGTGGCTTTCAAGGACGCGGACATCGCCCTGTTGGTTGGCGCCCGTCCCCGCGGCAAGGGCATGGAGCGTAAGGACCTGCTCGAGGCCAACGCCGCCATCTTCACGACCCAGGGCAAGGCCCTCAACAAGGTCGCCAAGCGTGACGTCAAGGTGCTGGTCGTCGGCAACCCCGCCAACACCAACGCCTACATCGCCATGAAGAGCGCCCCCGACCTCAACCCCCGCAACTTCACCGCCATGCTGCGCCTCGATCACAACCGCGCCCTGTCGCAGCTCGCGAGCAAGACCGGCAAGGCCGTCGGCGGCATCAAGAAGATGGTCGTCTGGGGCAACCACTCGGCCACCCAGTACCCCGACTACCGCTTCGCCACCATCGACGGCCAGGGCGTCCAGGGCATGATCAACGATGCCGCCTGGAACAAGGACACCTTCATCCCCACCGTCGCCAAGCGTGGCGCCGCCATCATCGAGGCCCGTGGCCTCTCGTCGGCCGCCTCTGCCGCCAACGCCGCCATCGACCACGTCCGTGACTGGGTCCTCGGCAGCAACGGCGAGTGGGTGACCATGGGCGTGCCCTCGGACGGCAGCTACGGCATCCCCGAAGGCGTCATCTACGGCTTCCCCTGCACCTGCGAGAACGGCGACTACAAGATCGTCCAGGGCCTCGACATCGACGCCTTCAGCAAGGAGCGCATGGACGCCACCCTCCAGGAGCTGAACGAGGAGCGCGACGGGGTCAAGCACCTGCTCGGCTAA
- a CDS encoding peptidoglycan DD-metalloendopeptidase family protein, producing MSSPASYKLIACALAATTLLSLEGVLGPDARAADPIKAHQDRLHEIHQRLEATRQRVKTLRRQEHKTVDQLSDLQQKLERTSVQLEDSEFRLDRAQKQLEATKVALGKAKTRFAREQVLARSRLRAIYKHRQADYWEALLTAPDLSTFTMRYQYFKHISQTDAELLHRLDNRLSDITVQRKRYGATVQTIATVTDNIKQQKEEIQDNTEQTTELLERIRSQRAEAEAAIAQLERDSQQIEAMIRRLMAARRRMPRLGTGRFARPVDSPIGSGFGMRYHPILHVNRPHRGLDFSAPSGTPIKAVDRGVVIWSGWFGAFGKLVIIDHGGDLTTLYAHTSRIVVSKGDPVERGQLIAYSGSTGLSTGPHLHFEVRRNGTPVDPLGFLR from the coding sequence TTGTCATCACCTGCCTCTTACAAGCTGATCGCTTGCGCGCTTGCTGCCACGACGCTCCTCTCGCTGGAGGGCGTGCTGGGACCTGATGCCCGCGCGGCGGATCCGATCAAGGCCCACCAGGATCGCCTGCACGAGATCCACCAGCGTCTGGAAGCCACGCGCCAGCGGGTCAAGACCCTCAGGCGACAGGAGCACAAGACGGTCGATCAGCTCTCGGACCTGCAGCAGAAGCTAGAGCGCACCAGCGTCCAGCTCGAAGACTCGGAGTTCAGGCTCGATCGCGCCCAGAAGCAGCTGGAGGCGACCAAGGTCGCTCTCGGCAAGGCCAAGACCCGCTTCGCGCGCGAGCAGGTGCTGGCGCGCAGCCGCCTGCGGGCCATCTACAAGCATCGTCAGGCGGATTACTGGGAGGCGCTGCTGACCGCGCCGGATCTCTCCACCTTCACGATGCGCTACCAGTATTTCAAGCACATCTCTCAGACCGACGCCGAGCTGTTGCACCGGCTCGACAATCGCCTTTCCGATATCACCGTCCAGCGCAAGCGGTACGGGGCGACGGTCCAGACCATCGCCACCGTCACCGACAACATCAAGCAGCAGAAGGAAGAGATCCAGGACAACACCGAGCAGACCACCGAGCTGCTCGAGCGGATCCGTAGCCAGCGGGCCGAGGCCGAGGCCGCGATCGCCCAGCTCGAACGCGACAGTCAGCAGATCGAGGCCATGATTCGCCGCCTGATGGCCGCGCGCCGGCGCATGCCGCGGCTCGGCACCGGGCGTTTCGCCCGTCCCGTCGACTCGCCCATCGGCAGCGGCTTCGGCATGCGCTACCACCCGATCCTGCACGTCAATCGCCCCCACCGAGGCCTGGATTTCAGCGCCCCATCAGGCACCCCCATCAAGGCGGTGGATCGTGGAGTGGTAATATGGAGCGGGTGGTTCGGCGCCTTCGGCAAGCTCGTCATCATCGACCACGGCGGGGATCTGACCACGCTCTACGCTCACACCAGCCGCATCGTCGTCTCCAAGGGTGACCCCGTCGAGCGCGGGCAGCTCATCGCCTACAGCGGCTCTACGGGCCTCTCGACCGGTCCCCACCTGCATTTCGAGGTCCGGCGCAACGGCACCCCCGTCGATCCGTTAGGGTTTTTGCGGTAG
- a CDS encoding histidine kinase N-terminal domain-containing protein, which yields MAINTIPPSANAPHLMDLVPNEGHRRWIAAMARQLPFLADMIPADLLIYVPTPEQRLVVVAEAKPTVRESFYARSLLGQVVEPDSAPPLFAALRSGAITEGATGKVINGQPMGQVIYPMGNGKEVCALLVVERNLYDQVKHTEEKRELYRTAISRTVQTLLSKSRTSELTLPSIQPGDALLLLNQGGQIVHASHSAANLARRMGLPELLEGLSWADTFLANREKRLVASNAIYEETELLTPQMAVSVRTLPLEPADEQVASILVLRDISEIKEKDRELAIKETIIREVHHRVKNNLQTVAALLRLQQRRSRNTEVKSILSDCIDRISSIALVHEYLSHEDVEMVDIKELAYNLLSASLQSMIPPEKQIDARVMAPSSSVTLSSAKATSVALIINELLQNTFKHAFTGRTQGRVELTVTLAEPDVLHIVLHDDGIGLPADFDPQKDANLGWEIIYTLAQQDLRGDIAIESSSQGTTVTVSIPVSERG from the coding sequence ATGGCGATCAACACGATCCCGCCCTCGGCCAACGCCCCCCATCTGATGGATCTCGTGCCAAACGAGGGGCACCGACGGTGGATCGCCGCCATGGCGCGTCAGCTGCCTTTCTTGGCGGACATGATCCCGGCGGATCTGTTGATCTACGTTCCGACGCCCGAACAGCGCCTTGTCGTCGTGGCCGAGGCCAAGCCCACGGTGCGCGAGTCCTTCTACGCACGCTCCCTGCTCGGGCAGGTCGTCGAACCGGACAGCGCACCACCCCTGTTCGCCGCCCTGCGCAGTGGAGCGATCACCGAGGGAGCCACGGGCAAGGTCATCAACGGTCAGCCCATGGGACAGGTCATCTATCCCATGGGCAACGGCAAAGAGGTCTGCGCCCTCCTGGTGGTCGAGCGCAACCTCTACGACCAGGTCAAGCACACCGAAGAGAAGCGTGAACTGTATCGCACCGCCATCTCGCGCACGGTCCAGACCCTGCTTTCCAAGTCTCGTACCAGCGAGCTGACGCTCCCCTCCATCCAGCCCGGCGATGCCCTGCTGCTCCTCAACCAAGGCGGACAGATCGTCCATGCGAGCCACTCGGCCGCAAACCTTGCCCGCCGGATGGGCCTGCCCGAGCTCCTCGAAGGCCTCTCGTGGGCAGACACCTTCCTCGCCAACCGCGAGAAGCGCCTCGTCGCCTCCAACGCCATCTACGAAGAGACCGAGCTCCTGACGCCCCAGATGGCCGTCAGCGTGCGGACCCTTCCCCTGGAGCCCGCGGATGAGCAGGTCGCCTCTATCCTCGTGCTGCGCGACATCAGCGAGATCAAGGAGAAGGACCGCGAGCTCGCTATCAAGGAGACGATCATCCGGGAGGTTCACCACCGGGTGAAGAACAACCTCCAGACGGTTGCAGCCCTTCTCAGGCTTCAGCAGCGGCGCAGCCGCAACACCGAGGTCAAGAGCATCCTCAGCGACTGCATCGACCGCATCTCGAGCATCGCCCTGGTCCACGAGTACCTCTCGCACGAAGACGTCGAGATGGTGGACATCAAGGAGCTCGCCTACAACCTGCTCTCGGCCTCGCTGCAGAGCATGATCCCGCCCGAAAAGCAGATCGACGCCCGGGTGATGGCGCCTTCCTCATCCGTTACCCTCAGCTCGGCCAAGGCCACCTCGGTGGCACTCATCATCAACGAGCTACTGCAGAACACCTTCAAGCACGCCTTCACCGGGCGCACCCAGGGGCGCGTCGAGCTCACGGTCACCTTGGCCGAGCCCGACGTTTTGCACATCGTCCTTCACGACGACGGTATCGGCCTGCCGGCCGACTTCGACCCTCAGAAGGACGCCAACCTGGGCTGGGAAATCATCTACACCCTCGCCCAGCAGGACCTCCGCGGCGACATCGCGATCGAGAGTTCCTCACAAGGCACCACCGTCACCGTCTCCATCCCCGTTTCAGAAAGGGGCTAA
- the uvrC gene encoding excinuclease ABC subunit UvrC yields MQLSDRIQELLSHLPTNPGVYLMKDAAGLILYVGKAVNLRSRVRSYFREDKGHSPKVRALVRVIDHFETISTTTEVEALVLENTLIKRHQPYFNILLKDDKTYPWLKLTLNEPYPRLVVTRKRLNDGARYFGPYPDAGAMYATLRLIKQLFPLRQRPTPQFRDRPCLNYAIGRCLGPCQGMVSVPEYREMVNKVISFLEGRHKDLLRDLKAQMAEASEALDFERAAKARDAIAAITSLLEEQKVEANRETDQDVVAIACDELSACIQLFEVREGKVIGRRAFTLERADSEPAEVLGAFLAQYYDGTAAGARVPKEILLPESVPDQEVLAAFLAEKRGSKVALLVPQRGDKLKLLEMVAYNAQQALEQERLRRWAAIEKGPQKALRELADALGLSEVPHRIEGYDIAHVQGSDTVASMVVFEGGVPAKAEYRRFKIKSVEGIDDFASMHEVVKRRFKHVAEGADPGGRWSMPDLVLIDGGKGQLGSAVAALDRLGVEVPIFGLAKQFEEIYLPGRKDPIRLAETSPALHLIQRVRDEAHRFANTFHGKLRGKRMTRSVLDDVPGIGEKRKLHLLKALGSVEAMRALSVDELASRGGLPQRVAETLYSRLHPRAGHS; encoded by the coding sequence GTGCAGCTTTCCGACCGAATCCAGGAGTTGCTTTCGCATTTGCCGACCAACCCGGGCGTCTACCTCATGAAGGACGCCGCCGGGCTGATCCTGTACGTGGGCAAGGCGGTCAACCTCAGAAGCCGCGTCCGCTCTTACTTCCGCGAGGACAAGGGGCACTCGCCCAAGGTGCGGGCCCTGGTACGGGTGATCGATCACTTCGAGACCATCTCGACCACCACCGAGGTCGAGGCCCTGGTGCTCGAGAACACCCTGATCAAGCGGCATCAGCCCTATTTCAACATCCTGCTCAAGGATGACAAGACCTATCCCTGGCTCAAATTGACCCTCAACGAGCCTTATCCCCGCCTGGTCGTCACTCGCAAGCGCCTGAACGACGGCGCGCGCTACTTCGGTCCCTATCCCGATGCCGGGGCCATGTACGCGACCCTGCGACTTATCAAGCAGCTCTTCCCGCTCAGACAGCGCCCTACCCCCCAGTTCCGCGATCGCCCCTGCCTCAACTACGCCATCGGCCGCTGCCTGGGCCCGTGCCAGGGCATGGTTTCGGTGCCGGAGTACAGGGAGATGGTGAACAAGGTCATCAGCTTCCTCGAAGGGCGCCACAAGGACTTGCTGCGCGACCTCAAGGCCCAGATGGCCGAGGCCTCCGAGGCCCTCGACTTCGAGCGCGCGGCCAAGGCGCGCGATGCGATCGCCGCCATCACGAGCCTCTTGGAGGAGCAGAAGGTCGAGGCCAACCGTGAGACCGACCAGGACGTGGTGGCGATCGCCTGCGACGAGCTGTCGGCTTGCATCCAGCTCTTCGAGGTGCGCGAGGGCAAGGTGATCGGCCGCCGCGCCTTCACCCTTGAACGGGCCGACTCCGAGCCCGCCGAGGTGCTGGGAGCCTTCCTTGCCCAGTATTACGACGGGACCGCCGCCGGGGCGCGGGTGCCCAAGGAGATCCTGCTGCCCGAGAGCGTGCCCGACCAGGAGGTGCTCGCTGCCTTCTTGGCCGAGAAGCGTGGCAGCAAGGTGGCGCTCCTGGTGCCGCAGCGCGGCGACAAGTTGAAGCTCTTGGAGATGGTGGCCTATAATGCCCAGCAGGCCCTCGAGCAGGAGCGTCTCCGGCGCTGGGCGGCGATCGAGAAAGGTCCTCAGAAGGCACTTCGCGAGCTGGCCGACGCCCTCGGCCTCTCGGAGGTGCCGCACCGGATCGAGGGCTACGACATCGCCCACGTGCAGGGTTCGGACACGGTCGCGTCCATGGTGGTCTTCGAGGGTGGGGTGCCGGCCAAGGCCGAGTATCGCCGCTTCAAGATCAAGTCCGTCGAGGGCATCGACGACTTCGCCTCCATGCACGAGGTGGTCAAGCGCCGCTTCAAGCATGTCGCCGAAGGGGCGGACCCCGGGGGGCGCTGGAGCATGCCCGATCTGGTCCTGATCGACGGCGGCAAGGGACAGCTTGGTTCCGCCGTCGCCGCCCTGGACCGCCTGGGGGTCGAGGTGCCCATCTTCGGCCTGGCCAAGCAGTTCGAGGAGATTTACCTGCCCGGGCGCAAGGACCCGATTCGCCTGGCGGAGACCTCGCCGGCCCTGCACCTGATCCAGCGGGTGCGTGACGAGGCCCACCGCTTCGCCAACACCTTCCACGGCAAGCTGCGTGGCAAGCGCATGACGCGGTCGGTGCTGGACGACGTGCCGGGCATCGGTGAGAAGCGCAAGCTTCACCTGCTCAAGGCCCTTGGGTCGGTGGAGGCCATGCGCGCCCTGAGCGTCGACGAGCTTGCCTCGCGCGGCGGGTTGCCCCAGCGGGTAGCCGAAACACTGTACTCTCGCCTGCATCCGCGTGCAGGGCACTCGTAA